AATGATATGCTAATTTCTTACAGCTCAGTTTGATTTCCTTAATGCAGCACCATCATTTTGAAAGGCAGTAACAATCTCATTTAGAAGCAGACTCCCCCCTATAATCTAATTGACGTTATGCTAATGAACAGTGCAGAGcaacaataaaaaatgcattaaatcgTAGTTTCTTTGCCCCTCTTCAAAACTGTCTTGTCTAAAAATAGCTCTTGTCACTATGTAGGCTACTCAGGAGCAGTGCATGTTGTGGaatgagttttttttccccgttaATGTAAGAAGCCAAAATGCTGATAACGAGCATAATCTTAAAAACAAACTAACCAAAGGAGTGCCAGTGCAAACGGACTACGCTTGGCTACAGGTATGTTCAGGTTCACACTCCCAGTGATTGTCTACGCTACTGTAAAACCAAAAGGCTACTATGTGTACAGGCTCATTTGCATTGCCTGTACAGCACTTTCACGCATTCTGTCTGAATGGGAGAAACAGAAAAGTATAGAGGGAGAcaataaaatggcatttttattcattcaaattGGATTCTTAATGTAGGCCTCTGAGACCCGCACATGTAAagacatctttttttttctgaccgTCTTGAAGTGTCGAGGTAACTGCCGATTATTTTCCCAGTCGTTGTGCAGATTTTCTGTAATCTGCTTCATCCGTTGCTGTGATGGACGGAAGTTATGTGTACATTTATGTGCTTTTCCCCGACCGCAGAGCAATTCTGAGGATAGCGATGGTGCGTTCGCGTGTAGGATGTCGCTGCGATGTCCGTCTGGTCTCGTCCGCACCCGGGCATCGAGAAATACTCCATTTTACTGCGCCGTTCTCTAAAAGCATCACTTATCGCGACCATTTCCGCTCCCGTCTGCAGATAAAATCTCCGTCTCCCCGCCCGCCAGGTGTTCAGATCGGCTTGAGCGGCGATGCTCTTTCAAAGCCAACTGTAGCGCTACATTTCCTCAAACAACTCTCACtctcaaatctctctctctctctctctctctctctctctctctctctctctctctctctctctctctctctctctctttctttctttctttctttctttctttctttctttctctgaagGTGGGGAAAAGCAATtccagggttagggttaagacCGTATGGATAAAAACCCAACCCAGAGGATGCTGTACATAAACAGGAAGTCGTAATGCGTGAGGCAGGAACTGCTTTGACGGGCTCAGGGAGAGACActaaatgaagtaaaatgtaTGAAGCAGTTATTTAATAGACTGCCTTTTGGGATCGTTAAGCTTCTATTCAACAGTCTCACTGTACATAAAgaatcccacccccccaccccaccccccattgcAGCCTTTTACAGTTGTTCAGAAACAATCAATACACAATAATACAGTTCTGTCCTGCTTTCTCTGGCAATAACACGTAGGCTACGTACAGTAAAGCTATCAGGAGACAGTGATTTTCCTTTAACGAATGAAGCTAGAGAAGGGTGTTTCACTGGACTCACGACCCCGAGAAGAAacctaaaaaaacaacaacagtgctttaaaatgcaaatgacgGCACACCGCATTTACCGAGtgtacagtaaaaacacaagcaAAGATAGAACTCGCAGTTTGCAGATATTTCTTGGAGAGGGAAGGATTCTGTCAGTCAGTTTGTGTCAGTTTGCGAAAGGACTCACACCTCCTTCCCACACACCATATGGAGAAACAGCttgaggaagaaagaaaagggaaaaaaaaaaatcatatatatttataaaaaagagAGATTTTCGAGCACATGTGAACCCGGGATTTTGTCGAGTCCACTGCTCATTCCTGGGTTCTCTGTAACCATCACTTAAAACTGACACGGACCACTGAAGTCTGCCAGATCACCCACAAGTCAAACAACAAGTAGTTGATGGGACTAAAAAGAGCACTTTGTAAAACAGTgactgcgtttttttttttgtcttcttttttcttttttttaagcctcctctctctcccccccccccccccccccccccccccccgacgtcCAGGCTACGTGCCAGGACGACCTACTCTGCGGCgtctcttttcttcttcttttgttttgtacatGTTCAGCGCTCTCCGCCTCGTTAAGGAGCGGGCTCGTTAGGGCCTGGTTAGGAGTCCCTGTCGCTGTCCTCGCCCCCGTACAGGTCGGCCAGCTTCTTGAAGCGCGGCCCCCAGTCGCTGAGGTAGTTGTAGTCCTGGTCCGCGTCTGTGGTGGCGGACTCCAGCGAGCTGAGGGACTCGGCCACCGAGCCGTTGCCCTCGTAGGCGTAGGTGGCCAGCGAGTCGTAGGGCGGGGCCGTGGGGTCCGAGTCGTTCTCCTGCAGCCGCTGGGAGATGAAGTCGCGCACGTCGGCCTGGTCGCGGGCGGGGCCGGCGGGGGCCCGGCGGGCGGCGGGCGGGTACAGCGACTCCGGGATGATGTCGCGCCGCTGCTTGCCGTCCTCGATGGCCTCGGGGTTGCGCAGCGTGCCGATGTCGAAGGCCTGCGTGTCCTCCTCTCCGCCGCCCTCGTCGTTGTAGCTCACCACGTTGTCCCGCACGTCCTCTTTGGAGATGATCAGAGGCTCCTTCTTCTTCTGTCTCCTCAGGCCGGCGAAGAGCACCACGATCACTGTGACACACACGGGTACAGCTTCAACACACTGATATTTacataaacagcacacacacactgacatttacataaacagcacacacacacacacactgatatttacataaacagcacacacacacacacactgacatttacataaacagcgcacacacacactgacatttacataaacagcacatgcacacacactgatatttacataaacagcacacacacactgatatttacataaacagcacacacacacactgatatttacataaacagcacacgcacacaggttcAGCTTTaacacacactgatatttacataaacagcacacacacacactgatatttacataaacagcacacacacacactgatatttacataaacagcacacacacactgatatttacataaacagcacacgcacacactgacatttacataaacagcacactcactgacatttacataaacagcacacgcacacacactgatatttacataaacagcacacacacagatatttacataaacagcacacacacactgatatttaaataaacagcacacacacacaggtacagctttaacacacactgatatttacataaacagcacacacacaggttcagccttaacacacactgatatttacataaacagcacacagacagtgatatttacataaacagcacacacacacaggttcagctttaacacacacacactgatatttacataaacagcacacgcacacaggttcagctttaatacacacactgatatttacatgaacagcacacacacacacacacagatatttacataaacagcacacacacagggacagctttaacacacacactgatatttacataaacagcacacacacacacacggacagctttaacacacacactgatatttacataaacagcacaaacacagtatAATACTCCTGGCCTGTATATATAAAGATGAATGTACTTCAAGGCCCTATATGCAGATTTACTGCATATACAGTGCACATTCATTAATtccttcattcattatcctaacccgcttatcctggacaggtcgccagtccatcacagggcacacacaccattcactcacacactcatacctacgggcaatttagactctccaatcagcctgacctgcatgtctttggaccgtgCCGCCCTACAGTACACATACCTGTTTAACATACATATTTGTGAATATAGATCTGTACAGTGCACAGGTACTGTATGGagtacatacatgtacattaaTCTGGGCATTGCATACTGCATATTTACATACACAtatttaatgtaatgcacaTAGCTTTCAGCTGTACggtatatgtgtttttattgcactgtaaaaactgaaaaatcagTGGATAAAATGGATTGGAACAAAAGCAAAATTCCtggaaaacagagagagagagagagagagagagagagagagagagagagagagagagagagagagagagagagagagagagagagagagagagagagagagagagagagagagagagagagagagagagagagagagagagagagagagagagagagagagagagagagagaatagcaCCACAGTCGATGGAagaagagagaaacaggaaCAGAAAGACAATCACAGTGACTGGGGAGGAGGAGAATGAGCGTGGAAATCTCTCTCTGACTTCTCCCTCGTATCTGAGCGATAACGGTTCGCATCGCGAATGCGTGAATGCACGCGACGCCTCCGCACAGCCCTGTAATAACATTCAAATCACCCGAGTCGCGATGTTTGCGCATTTCCCTGTCTCAACTACATGCGTGTAAATTGCCTCAAAATACCACGTGCTGTACAGATTGGAGAAACCGTGCCTTGTATGTAATTATGTGCTGTGCAACTCTCTTCAAGcacatttgttttttcctgGGACAAATATGGGGTTTAACCCCAAATACTACTGGCTCTGTCCCTTACCTTGCCTCAGAGCCTTGCTCTAactcaggggtgcacaacaagggctgatctCTTTcgggattttgtgccaacttctggtctttaatatttaattgactcaatcttATCTGGCATGTGTATGGGTACCGGCTACACCTGCAGACTGCAATGATTTTaatgtgctcaagtacaggcttgaaccagggtcatttatagagctgtcagcaaattaaaaacaaggcggTTGGTTGGAtaaaaaaccagtacgcagaccagCCGtcaaggaccggagttgtgcacccctgctttaactATTCAAACCTTCCCTGAGTTCTTCCATTCATCAAGAGCAGAGAATGAGAAATGGGCAAGTGCATACGCTGAATTCAAGGTACAAGCAACCATCTTATTTCCAGGTGCAGTCAAAAAAGATCATCAATATGGTTGAACAAATTAGCAgttattttttatctgtttattCTATGATACAATATTTGTTACAATACTTATTTTATGATACTCATGTTGGAgtccattgtttttttgtttttttgcgggTACCAGTGTCAGTGTATTGTACCTATGGGTGTAGTCTAGATATGTGCAGACAGATGGATAATAGATAATGGAGATACAGTATatggatagatagacagatgATGGAGAACACctgcttgatttatttttgtattccttTTGTACACCGAgtgcagcacggatggtgcagtgggtagcactgccgcctcacagcaaggaggtcctgggttcgaatccccgtcggccggggcctatctgtgtggagtttgtatgttctccccgtgtctgcgtgggtttcctccgggtactccggtttcctcccacagtccaaagacatgcaggttaggctgattggagagtctaaattgcacataggtatgagtgtgtgagtgaatggtgtgtgtgccctgtccagggtgaattcctgcctttcgcccaatgtatgctgggataggctccagcccccctgcgaccctgttcaggataagcgggttaagataatggatggatggatggatggatggatgaagtgCACGCTGCACACATTTATAGTGAGTGCCGCACTGTGTGTATGCCCACACTCGTGCTTGTTCTCtacaaaaactgaaatggaGACCTTGGGTTGCAATAACAGTTATACAGAGATAATTAATTAGCAGTTTCACAGCACTGCACTACTAATGGTGTGCACCTGACCCAAAGCaagaaattgattttgttttaatctaatttgtatgtatgtgtcaatACGGATGCATCATAAAACAAGTAACTGGATACAAAGTACAACACTGCTAATTTGAAATGAATCTTCTCTgaaaacaacacattacaaattacattttaaaaagtcaggTTCAACTGTGCTCCTGTTATGAGAATTTGACATTGAGAGTGTTTCTACTTCAAATTTTGCCATAAAATAAGCCACctccttttttatttgaaattgtgGAGAAGACAGACAGTTGGATGGATAGAATGAATTCCAGCATGTTTCTGGGTCAACCTTTTCACCTAAGTTCAGCACAAGCCTTCCCACCCCAACTTGCGTGGGATGTGCAGTTGTTCAGTGCTAAGTTAAGTATTAAGTTTTAGAATCCAGTGATTCTCTCTCCTCTGGTGtccatttattatttgtttaaataatatttctaGTCCATGGTggaggaaatgagccaccaggtgtgcaTCTATCTCCTAATGATTTCTACTGTTATATTAGAGTTATGTTATGGTAGGGTCAGGGTTAGTATCAGGGTTAGTGTTAGGATCAGGGGTAGTGTTGGTAACAGGGTCAGGACTAAGGTTAGTATCAGGGTCAGTGTTAGGGTTGAGGGCGTTGGGACACTGagcaggatgatgatgatgcagagTAggatggggttagggttagggtttaggttAGGGGTAGTGCTGGTgacagggttagggtcagggtcaggggtaGTGTTGGTGACAGGGTCAGtgttagggtcagggtcaggggtaGTGTTGGTGACAGGGTCAGTGTGACGGTTCAGGACGCTgggacactcactgagcaggaTGATGACGCAGAGTAAGATGGGGTCAATGTTAGGGttgagggtcagtgtgagggttCAGGACGCTgggacactcactgagcaggaTGATGACACAGAGTAAgatggggtcagggttagggttgagggtcagtgtgagggttCAGGACGCTgggacactcactgagcaggaTGATGACGCAGAGTAAgatggggtcagggttagggttgagggtcagtgtgagggttCAGGACGCTgggacactcactgagcaggaTGATGACACAGAGTAAGATGGGGTCAGTGTTAGGGttgagggtcagtgtgagggttCAGGACGCTgggacactcactgagcaggaTGATGACGCAGAGTAAGATGGGGTCAGTGTTAGGGttgagggtcagtgtgagggttCAGGACGCTgggacactcactgagcaggaTGATGACGCAGAGTAAGATGGGGTCAGTGTTAGGGttgagggtcagtgtgagggttCAGGACGCTgggacactcactgagcaggaTGATGACGCAGAGTAAGATGGGGTCAGTGTTAGGGTTCAGGACGCTgggacactcactgagcaggaTGATGACGCAGAGTAAGATGGGGTCAATGTTAGGGttgagggtcagtgtgagggttCAGGACGCTgggacactcactgagcaggaTGATGACACAGAGTAAgatggggtcagggttagggttgagggtcagtgtgagggttCAGGACGCTgggacactcactgagcaggaTGATGACGCAGAGTAAgatggggtcagggttagggttgagggtcagtgtgagggttCAGGACGCTgggacactcactgagcaggaTGATGACACAGAGTAAGATGGGGTCAGTGTTAGGGttgagggtcagtgtgagggttCAGGACGCTgggacactcactgagcaggaTGATGACGCAGAGTAAGATGGGGTCAGTGTTAGGGttgagggtcagtgtgagggttCAGGACGCTgggacactcactgagcaggaTGATGACGCAGAGTAAGATGGGGTCAGTGTTAGGGttgagggtcagtgtgagggttCAGGACGCTgggacactcactgagcaggaTGATGACGCAGAGTAAGATGGGGTCAGTGTTAGGGTTCAGGACGCTgggacactcactgagcaggaTGATGACGCAGAGTAAGATGGGGTCAGTGTTAGGGttgagggtcagtgtgagggttCAGGACGCTgggacactcactgagcaggaTGATGACGCAGAGTAAGATGGCCACCAGCGCCCCGGTGCTGAGTCCGGTGGACAGGGCGTAGGCCTCGGCGCTGCACACCTTCATGTTGCCGTCCCGGTCACAGCTGCACACCCTCACCGTCAGCGTGCTGGTGCTGCTCTGCATGGGGAACTCGCCGTCCGTGATCACCACGGGAACCAGGTACACGCTCTTCTGTGCCCGGCTGAACCCGCTGCGTCGCGTCAGGATCCCCGCCGTGTTGTCTGCACGCGAACGCACGTCACGCACGCGTCAAAAACATCGCACGCGCACGCCGCACACGTCAAACGTGTCGTTCACATGCATTATACACACGTCCAACATCAATCTCATACATTACAAGCTATGTCAAACATCATTCTCATACATTACAAGCACGTCACACATCATTCTCATACATTACAAGCAGGTCAAACATCATTCTCATACATTACAAGCACGTCAAAGATCGTTCTCACACATTACAAGCACGTCAAAGATCGTTCTCACACATTACAAGCACGTCAAACATCGTTCTCACACATTACAAGCACGTCAAACATCGTTCTCACACATTACAAACACGCCAAACTTCTCATTCATGCACTTTACCTACACATCAAACTTATCATACAAACATGTTAAACTTATCATGCTCACACGTTACAAACATGCCAACTCATTCTTGCGCATCACAAATGTGTCAAAGTTATCATtgaaacacattacaacatgtCAAGCTTATCattaacacacattacaaacacaaCCTTATCATTCACCCACATACTGTAAATCGATCAAACATCATATTCTCCCACATCACAAATCATTGAATTAAAATGATCACTCACACATCACCAATCCATATAACAATCCAACATATCATTCACGTGTGcatcacaaacaaataaaaacaattcaatTCACAATTCACCAACATAGCTAAAACAATCAAACTTATTCTCCACATCCATCACAAACCGAATCCATCACTTCTCAAATCAATCAATGGAACTTATCATCCATACCTATCACAAACCAATCAGAATTACACTTCTCAAATCAAGCAATGTAACTTATCATCCACAGGCATCACAAACCAATCACTTATGTCTTCAAATGTAGCAACTTCATCAAGCTATATCAAACATATCATCAGCATGTATGCATGCCAATCATATCTATTCTTTACACAGCACGCATTGTTCACGCTCAGCACTGGCACCCATGCTAACGCGTTCAGCGTGAGCTTCTCTGCTGGTCGCGGGCATTACAGGAAGGGGTGAATAAACTCTAATTATGAACGAAAAAGGCCCTTATGCACACGAGTGCCTCTCTGCTCGTTAGATGCCGCCTGCTCGTGATTATTaaaatttcaattaaaataataggGCAAGAAAGTACTTTATCTAGCCGCCTCCAACACTCAAACCCCACGCTCAAATTGGCAGTTTacactttacaaaaaaaaaaaaaacgaaaaagtaattcaaaacaaaattgcGCTGTGCGGTCGGTTGCGTTGATATTTCTGAACGTACGGTTGGTATGGTGATGTAGACACGGACAGTGTTTTATCCCCGGATCTTTAAATGAGTTCTTACTGCATTAAACTGCGTGAACGGCGGAAACCTCGCTTACAGCTGCACATCACTGGCAGCAGGAGGGTCTGCTGAAAGGAACTAAGTGTAATGTACACGTAATATACTTTAGTGCGCCGAGAGTGTGCGgcttttcaaaaaatgcacttatgagcTTAGCCTTTCCGCAAATATTGAAGTTAATGAATACACTGgaaaatacactcaccgagcactttattaggtatttattagactttatttatttttttacttctactgctgtagtctatgCACTTAGAGGTACGTGGTGTGGCTATTCTGTCatctttgatcagtctggcccttctactctgacctctctcattaacaatgcttttctgtctgcagaactgctgctcactggattttttttgttttattttttgcaccattctttgtagtctagagacttgtgtgcgtgaaaatcccaggagatcagcagtttctgagatactcaaaccaacctgtctgccattccacggtcaaagtgacttcgatcacattttttcccaattctaatggctgatgtgaacattgaccaaagctcctgacctgtatctacatgattgtatgaattgcactgctgccacacaattgactgattagataatcgcattaattagtaggtataataaagtaaaaatgttcctaataaagtgctcggtgagtgtatgtgtgctatggtgcatgtgcatgtatgtgagtgtgcaggtgtgtgagcgggtgtatgtgagtgtgtgtgtgcgtgagtgtgtatgtgagtgagagcgtgtgagattgtgtgtatgtgagtgagagcgagtgtgcgtgtgtgtatgcatgagtgagtgtgtgaatgtgtgagtgtgtgtatgtgtgtgcgtgtgtgtgtgaatgtgtgtgtgtgagctcacctCTGTTGTCTTTGACGGTGAAGTTGGCTTTCATGGAAGCTTCTGGAGGCAGACTGAAGAAGAACTTGTGTCCACCCTTGGGCTCATCCACATCGGTGGCACTCACCGTCTGTATCCTCTGAAAACAGGCAGAGCACCAGGCCTTCAGACCAACTTACATCCAGTGACCATCCATTACTATACAGTACATCTGTATGGGTTATAATGCTACTCTACATAACCTCTACACATCAACCAAAGCATTGGGCCTTCAGACCAACTTACATCCAGTGACCATCCATTACTATACAGCACATCTGTATGGGTTATAATGCTACTCTACATAACCTCGACACACATCAACCAAAGCATTGGGCCTTCAGATCAACTTACATCAAGTGACCATCCATTACTATACAGTACATCTGTATGGGT
The sequence above is a segment of the Conger conger chromosome 4, fConCon1.1, whole genome shotgun sequence genome. Coding sequences within it:
- the LOC133125800 gene encoding cadherin-6-like, with the protein product MNRENREHFQVMIQAKDMAGQMGGLSGTTTVNITLSDVNDNPPRFPQSVYQFSAPESTEIGSPVGRIKATDADIGVNAEMDYSVIGGDGLDTFDIIADRATQEGVITVRKPLNFERKSVYVLKVQVENTRLDPRFSSMGPFRDTATVKVTVEDVDEPPVFERDSYTMEVKEDADAGTTIGSVSAMDPDSSRSLIRYSIDRRTDMDRLFNIHPGNGTIFTLRPLDREETAWHNISVTATEFSNPRQLSRVRVHIRVLDVNDNAPVFATVYETFVCENAKSAQRIQTVSATDVDEPKGGHKFFFSLPPEASMKANFTVKDNRDNTAGILTRRSGFSRAQKSVYLVPVVITDGEFPMQSSTSTLTVRVCSCDRDGNMKVCSAEAYALSTGLSTGALVAILLCVIILLMIVVLFAGLRRQKKKEPLIISKEDVRDNVVSYNDEGGGEEDTQAFDIGTLRNPEAIEDGKQRRDIIPESLYPPAARRAPAGPARDQADVRDFISQRLQENDSDPTAPPYDSLATYAYEGNGSVAESLSSLESATTDADQDYNYLSDWGPRFKKLADLYGGEDSDRDS